The following are encoded together in the Pseudomonas maumuensis genome:
- the rpoC gene encoding DNA-directed RNA polymerase subunit beta', with the protein MKDLLNLLKNQGQVEEFDAIRIGLASPEMIRSWSFGEVKKPETINYRTFKPERDGLFCAKIFGPVKDYECLCGKYKRLKHRGVICEKCGVEVALAKVRRERMAHIELASPVAHIWFLKSLPSRIGLLMDMTLRDIERVLYFESYVVIDPGMTTLEKGQLLNDEQYFEALEEFGDDFDARMGAEAVRELLHAIDLEHEIGRLREEIPQTNSETKIKKLSKRLKLMEAFQGSGNLPEWMVLTVLPVLPPDLRPLVPLDGGRFATSDLNDLYRRVINRNNRLKRLLDLSAPDIIVRNEKRMLQEAVDALLDNGRRGRAITGSNKRPLKSLADMIKGKQGRFRQNLLGKRVDYSGRSVITVGPTLRLHQCGLPKKMALELFKPFIFGKLEMRGLATTIKAAKKMVERELPEVWDVLAEVIREHPVLLNRAPTLHRLGIQAFEPVLIEGKAIQLHPLVCAAYNADFDGDQMAVHVPLTLEAQLEARALMMSTNNILSPANGEPIIVPSQDVVLGLYYMTREAINAKGEGRVFADLQEVDRVFRAGEAALHAKIKVRINETVKDRDGSITKNTRIVDTTVGRALLFQVVPAGLPFDVVNQSMKKKAISKLINQCYRVVGLKETVIFADQLMYTGFAYSTISGVSIGVNDFVIPDEKARIIGTATDEVKEIESQYASGLVTQGEKYNKVIDLWSKANDEVSKAMMANLSKEKVVDREGKEVEQESFNSMYMMADSGARGSAAQIRQLAGMRGLMAKPDGSIIETPITANFREGLSVLQYFISTHGARKGLADTALKTANSGYLTRRLVDVAQDLVVTEIDCGTDQGLLMTPHIEGGDVVEPLGERVLGRVIARDVFKPGTEDVIVPAGTLVDEQWVEFIELNSIDEVVVRSPISCETRYGICAKCYGRDLARGHQVNIGEAVGVIAAQSIGEPGTQLTMRTFHIGGAASRTSAADSVQVKNGGMVRLHNLKQVERADGNLVAVSRSGELAIADEFGRERERYKLPYGAVISVKEGDKVEAGAIVAKWDPHTHPIVTELKGTVTFVGMEENITIKRQTDELTGLTNIEVLDVKDRPAAGKEIRPAIKMVDANGKDLYLPGTDVPAQYFLPANALVGVADGAQIGVGDVIARIPQETSKTRDITGGLPRVADLFEARRPKEASILAEVSGTIAFGKETKGKRRLVITPTDGSDPYEELIPKWRHLNVFEGEQVNRGEVISDGPSDPHDILRLLGVSALAKYIVNEIQDVYRLQGVKINDKHIETILRQMLRKVEISESGDSSFIKGDQMELTQVLVENERLAGEDKFISKFTRVLLGITKASLSTESFISAASFQETTRVLTEAAVTGKRDYLRGLKENVVVGRLIPAGTGLAYHSERKRRRDADKPLRVSASEVEAALTEALNSSGN; encoded by the coding sequence TTGAAAGACCTACTGAATTTGCTGAAAAACCAGGGTCAAGTCGAAGAGTTCGACGCCATCCGCATCGGTCTGGCGTCGCCTGAAATGATCCGTTCGTGGTCGTTCGGTGAAGTCAAGAAGCCGGAAACCATCAACTACCGTACGTTCAAGCCTGAGCGTGACGGCCTGTTCTGCGCCAAGATCTTTGGCCCAGTCAAGGACTACGAGTGCCTGTGCGGCAAGTACAAGCGCCTCAAGCACCGCGGCGTGATCTGCGAGAAGTGCGGCGTTGAAGTTGCCCTGGCCAAGGTTCGTCGTGAGCGCATGGCGCACATCGAACTGGCCTCGCCGGTTGCCCACATCTGGTTCCTGAAGTCGCTGCCGTCCCGTATCGGCCTGCTGATGGACATGACCCTGCGTGACATCGAGCGCGTGCTCTACTTCGAGAGCTACGTGGTGATCGATCCGGGCATGACCACCCTCGAGAAGGGTCAGCTGCTGAACGACGAGCAGTACTTCGAAGCGCTGGAAGAGTTCGGTGACGACTTCGACGCCCGCATGGGTGCCGAGGCTGTCCGCGAACTGCTGCACGCTATCGACCTGGAGCACGAGATCGGTCGCCTGCGCGAAGAAATTCCGCAGACCAACTCGGAAACCAAGATCAAGAAGCTGTCCAAGCGCCTGAAGCTGATGGAAGCTTTCCAGGGCTCGGGCAACCTGCCTGAGTGGATGGTCCTGACCGTTCTGCCAGTCCTGCCGCCGGACCTGCGTCCGCTGGTACCGCTGGATGGCGGCCGCTTCGCGACCTCCGACCTGAACGACCTGTATCGTCGGGTGATCAACCGTAACAACCGTCTGAAGCGCCTGCTCGATCTGTCGGCGCCGGACATCATCGTGCGCAACGAAAAGCGCATGCTGCAGGAAGCGGTCGACGCCCTGCTCGACAACGGCCGTCGCGGTCGCGCCATCACTGGTTCGAACAAGCGTCCGCTGAAGTCCCTGGCCGACATGATCAAAGGTAAGCAAGGTCGCTTCCGTCAGAACTTGCTCGGTAAGCGCGTGGACTACTCCGGTCGTTCGGTAATTACCGTAGGCCCGACCCTGCGTCTGCACCAGTGCGGTCTGCCGAAGAAGATGGCCCTCGAGCTGTTCAAGCCGTTCATTTTCGGCAAGCTGGAAATGCGTGGTCTGGCGACCACCATCAAGGCCGCCAAGAAGATGGTCGAGCGCGAGCTGCCGGAGGTGTGGGACGTTCTCGCCGAGGTGATCCGCGAACACCCCGTACTGCTCAACCGTGCGCCGACCCTGCACCGTCTGGGTATCCAGGCCTTTGAACCGGTACTGATCGAAGGTAAGGCTATCCAGCTGCACCCGCTGGTCTGCGCCGCGTACAACGCCGACTTCGACGGTGACCAGATGGCCGTTCACGTGCCGCTGACCCTGGAAGCCCAGCTCGAAGCGCGCGCGTTGATGATGTCGACCAACAACATCCTGTCGCCAGCCAACGGTGAGCCAATCATCGTTCCGTCGCAGGACGTGGTACTGGGTCTGTACTACATGACCCGTGAAGCCATCAACGCCAAGGGCGAAGGTCGCGTATTCGCCGACCTGCAGGAAGTCGACCGCGTATTCCGCGCCGGCGAAGCCGCCCTGCACGCGAAAATCAAGGTTCGTATCAACGAAACCGTGAAAGATCGTGATGGCAGCATCACCAAGAACACCCGTATCGTCGACACCACCGTCGGCCGTGCGCTGCTGTTCCAGGTAGTACCGGCCGGCCTGCCGTTCGACGTCGTCAACCAGTCGATGAAGAAGAAGGCGATCTCCAAGCTGATCAACCAGTGCTACCGCGTGGTGGGTCTGAAAGAGACCGTGATCTTCGCTGACCAGCTGATGTACACCGGTTTTGCCTACTCGACCATTTCCGGCGTTTCGATCGGCGTTAACGACTTCGTTATCCCGGACGAGAAAGCCCGCATCATCGGTACCGCTACCGACGAAGTGAAGGAAATCGAGAGCCAGTACGCCTCCGGCCTGGTAACCCAGGGCGAGAAGTACAACAAGGTCATCGACTTGTGGTCCAAGGCGAACGACGAAGTGTCCAAGGCGATGATGGCCAACCTCTCGAAAGAGAAGGTCGTCGATCGCGAGGGCAAGGAAGTCGAGCAAGAGTCCTTCAACTCGATGTACATGATGGCCGACTCCGGTGCGCGTGGTTCCGCCGCTCAGATCCGTCAGCTGGCCGGTATGCGTGGCCTGATGGCCAAGCCGGACGGCTCGATCATCGAGACGCCGATCACCGCGAACTTCCGTGAAGGTCTGAGCGTACTGCAGTACTTCATCTCGACCCACGGTGCTCGTAAAGGTCTGGCGGATACCGCGTTGAAAACCGCGAACTCCGGTTACCTGACTCGCCGTCTGGTAGACGTTGCCCAGGATCTGGTCGTGACCGAGATCGACTGCGGCACCGACCAGGGCCTGCTGATGACCCCGCACATCGAAGGCGGTGACGTTGTCGAGCCGCTGGGTGAGCGCGTACTGGGCCGTGTCATTGCCCGTGACGTGTTCAAGCCAGGCACCGAGGACGTCATCGTCCCGGCCGGTACCCTGGTCGACGAGCAGTGGGTCGAGTTCATCGAGCTGAACAGCATCGACGAAGTCGTCGTGCGTTCGCCGATCAGCTGCGAAACCCGCTACGGCATCTGCGCCAAGTGCTACGGCCGCGACCTGGCGCGCGGTCACCAGGTGAACATCGGTGAAGCTGTCGGCGTTATCGCTGCACAGTCGATCGGTGAGCCGGGTACCCAGCTGACCATGCGTACGTTCCACATCGGTGGTGCTGCAAGCCGTACTTCGGCTGCCGACAGCGTCCAGGTGAAGAACGGCGGTATGGTGCGTCTGCACAACCTGAAGCAGGTCGAGCGCGCCGATGGCAACCTGGTTGCCGTATCGCGTTCCGGCGAGCTGGCCATTGCCGACGAATTCGGCCGTGAGCGTGAGCGTTACAAGCTGCCTTACGGTGCCGTGATTTCGGTCAAGGAAGGTGACAAGGTCGAAGCTGGCGCCATTGTCGCCAAGTGGGACCCGCACACCCACCCGATCGTTACCGAGCTGAAAGGTACCGTGACCTTCGTGGGCATGGAAGAAAACATCACCATCAAGCGTCAGACCGATGAACTGACCGGCTTGACCAACATTGAGGTTCTGGACGTCAAGGATCGCCCTGCCGCAGGCAAGGAAATCCGTCCGGCAATCAAGATGGTCGACGCCAATGGCAAGGACCTGTACCTGCCAGGTACCGACGTACCTGCCCAGTACTTCCTGCCGGCCAACGCCCTCGTCGGTGTGGCTGACGGTGCCCAGATCGGCGTCGGTGACGTTATCGCGCGTATCCCGCAAGAAACGTCGAAGACCCGTGACATCACCGGTGGTCTGCCACGCGTTGCCGACTTGTTCGAAGCGCGCCGTCCGAAAGAAGCCTCGATCCTGGCTGAAGTCAGCGGCACCATTGCGTTCGGTAAAGAGACCAAGGGCAAGCGTCGTCTGGTCATTACTCCGACCGACGGTAGCGATCCGTATGAAGAGCTGATTCCGAAGTGGCGCCACCTGAACGTCTTCGAAGGCGAACAGGTAAACCGCGGCGAAGTTATCTCCGACGGTCCGAGCGATCCGCACGACATCCTGCGTCTGCTGGGTGTGAGCGCGCTGGCGAAGTACATCGTCAACGAGATCCAGGACGTTTACCGTCTGCAAGGCGTGAAGATCAACGACAAGCACATCGAGACCATCCTGCGTCAGATGCTGCGCAAGGTCGAGATCTCCGAGTCGGGCGATTCCAGCTTCATCAAGGGCGACCAGATGGAACTGACTCAGGTCCTGGTAGAGAACGAGCGTCTCGCCGGCGAAGACAAGTTCATCTCCAAGTTCACCCGCGTGCTGCTGGGTATCACCAAGGCCTCGCTGTCCACCGAATCGTTCATCTCGGCGGCTTCCTTCCAGGAAACCACCCGCGTACTGACCGAAGCGGCGGTAACTGGCAAGCGTGACTACCTGCGCGGCCTGAAAGAGAACGTGGTCGTGGGTCGTCTGATCCCGGCCGGTACCGGTCTGGCCTATCACAGCGAGCGCAAGCGTCGCCGTGATGCCGACAAACCGCTGCGTGTGAGCGCCAGTGAGGTGGAAGCCGCACTGACCGAAGCACTGAATTCCAGCGGTAACTAA
- the rpsG gene encoding 30S ribosomal protein S7, which yields MPRRRVAAKREILDDPKYGSQILAKFMNHVMESGKKAVAERIVYGALDAVKARKNSDPLEIFEKALDAIAPLVEVKSRRVGGATYQVPVEVRPSRRNALAMRWLVDYARKRGEKSMALRLAGELLDAAEGKGAAVKKREDVHRMAEANKAFSHYRF from the coding sequence ATGCCAAGACGTCGTGTAGCAGCAAAACGTGAGATCCTGGACGATCCGAAGTACGGATCCCAGATCCTCGCCAAGTTCATGAACCACGTGATGGAAAGCGGCAAGAAGGCCGTGGCCGAGCGCATCGTTTACGGTGCCCTGGACGCAGTCAAAGCACGCAAGAACAGCGACCCCCTGGAAATCTTCGAGAAAGCTCTCGACGCCATCGCTCCGCTGGTCGAAGTAAAGTCCCGCCGTGTCGGCGGTGCCACTTACCAGGTCCCGGTTGAAGTTCGTCCGTCCCGTCGTAACGCTCTGGCAATGCGCTGGCTCGTAGACTACGCCCGCAAGCGCGGCGAGAAGTCGATGGCTCTGCGCCTGGCCGGTGAACTGCTGGATGCTGCCGAAGGCAAAGGTGCTGCAGTCAAGAAGCGTGAAGACGTTCACCGTATGGCTGAAGCCAACAAAGCGTTCTCGCACTACCGCTTCTAA
- the rplJ gene encoding 50S ribosomal protein L10 gives MAIKLEDKKAIVAEVNEAAKVALSAVVADARGVTVGAMTGLRKEAREAGVYVRVVRNTLLKRAVADTEFSVLNDAFTGPTLIAFSNEHPGAAARLFKEFAKGQDKFEIKAAAFDGKFIAANQIDVLATLPTRDEAIAKLMSVIQGATSKLARTLAAIRDQKEATAA, from the coding sequence GTGGCAATTAAACTCGAAGACAAGAAGGCCATCGTCGCTGAAGTCAACGAGGCTGCCAAAGTCGCTCTGTCCGCTGTCGTGGCTGATGCCCGTGGTGTGACTGTAGGCGCAATGACCGGACTCCGTAAAGAGGCTCGTGAAGCTGGCGTATACGTACGTGTCGTACGTAACACCCTGCTCAAGCGCGCTGTTGCCGACACTGAATTCAGTGTCCTCAACGACGCCTTCACTGGCCCGACCCTGATCGCTTTCTCCAACGAACACCCGGGCGCCGCTGCTCGTCTGTTCAAAGAGTTCGCCAAGGGTCAGGACAAGTTCGAGATCAAGGCAGCTGCGTTTGACGGCAAGTTCATTGCAGCGAACCAGATCGACGTGTTGGCTACCCTGCCGACCCGCGACGAAGCCATCGCGAAGCTGATGAGCGTGATTCAAGGCGCTACCAGCAAGCTGGCCCGTACCCTGGCAGCCATTCGCGACCAGAAAGAAGCCACCGCTGCCTAA
- the rpoB gene encoding DNA-directed RNA polymerase subunit beta encodes MAYSYTEKKRIRKDFSKLPDVMDVPYLLAIQLDSYREFLQAGASKDQFRDVGLHAAFKSVFPIISYSGNAALEYVGYRLGEPAFDVKECVLRGVTFAVPLRVKVRLIIFDKESSNKAIKDIKEQEVYMGEIPLMTENGTFVINGTERVIVSQLHRSPGVFFDHDRGKTHSSGKLLYSARIIPYRGSWLDFEFDPKDCVFVRIDRRRKLPASVLLRALGYSTEEVLNTFYTTNVFHLSGEKLSLELVPQRLRGEVAVMDIHDDSGKVIVEQGRRITARHINQLEKAGVKELDVPLEYVLGRTTAKAIVHPATGEIIAECNTELTTDLLVKIAKAQVVRVETLYTNDIDCGPFISDTLKIDTTSNQLEALVEIYRMMRPGEPPTKDAAETLFNNLFFSAERYDLSAVGRMKFNRRIGRTEIEGSGVLSKEDIVEVLKTLVDIRNGKGIVDDIDHLGNRRVRCVGEMAENQFRVGLVRVERAVKERLSMAESEGLMPQDLINAKPVAAAVKEFFGSSQLSQFMDQNNPLSEITHKRRVSALGPGGLTRERAGFEVRDVHPTHYGRVCPIETPEGPNIGLINSLAAYARTNQYGFLESPYRVVKEGVVSDDIVFLSAIEEADHVIAQASAAMNDKKQLIDELVAVRHLNEFTVKAPEDVTLMDVSPKQVVSVAASLIPFLEHDDANRALMGSNMQRQAVPTLRADKPLVGTGMERNVARDSGVCVVARRGGVIDSVDASRIVVRVNDDEVETGEAGVDIYNLTKYTRSNQNTCINQRPLVSKGDKVQRSDIMADGPSTDMGELALGQNMRIAFMAWNGFNFEDSICLSERVVQEDRFTTIHIQELTCVARDTKLGPEEITADIPNVGEAALNKLDEAGIVYVGAEVGAGDILVGKVTPKGETQLTPEEKLLRAIFGEKASDVKDTSLRVPTGTKGTVIDVQVFTRDGVERDSRALAIEKMQLDEIRKDLNEEFRIVEGATFERLRSALNGQVVDGGAGLKKGTVISDDVLNGLEHGQWFKLRMAEDALNEQLEKAQQYIVDRRRLLDDKFEDKKRKLQQGDDLAPGVLKIVKVYLAIRRRIQPGDKMAGRHGNKGVVSVIMPVEDMPHDANGTPVDVVLNPLGVPSRMNVGQILETHLGLAAKGLGEKIDRMIEEQRKAAELRTFLTEIYNEIGGRQENLEEFTDEEIIALANNLKKGVPMATPVFDGAKEREIKAMLKLADLPESGQMVLFDGRTGNKFERPVTVGYMYMLKLNHLVDDKMHARSTGSYSLVTQQPLGGKAQFGGQRFGEMEVWALEAYGAAYTLQEMLTVKSDDVNGRTKMYKNIVDGDHRMEPGMPESFNVLIKEIRSLGIDIDLETE; translated from the coding sequence ATGGCTTACTCATACACTGAGAAAAAACGTATCCGCAAGGACTTTAGCAAGTTGCCGGACGTCATGGATGTGCCGTACCTCCTGGCCATCCAGCTGGATTCGTATCGCGAATTCCTGCAGGCGGGAGCATCCAAGGATCAGTTCCGCGACGTCGGTCTGCATGCGGCCTTCAAATCGGTATTCCCGATCATCAGCTACTCCGGCAATGCTGCCCTGGAGTACGTCGGCTATCGCCTGGGCGAGCCGGCTTTCGATGTGAAGGAATGCGTCCTGCGCGGTGTGACTTTCGCGGTCCCGCTGCGGGTGAAGGTGCGCCTGATCATCTTCGACAAGGAATCGTCGAATAAAGCGATCAAGGACATCAAAGAGCAAGAAGTCTACATGGGTGAAATCCCCCTGATGACTGAAAACGGTACCTTCGTTATCAACGGTACCGAGCGTGTGATCGTATCCCAGCTGCACCGTTCGCCTGGTGTGTTCTTCGACCACGACCGTGGCAAGACGCACAGCTCCGGTAAGCTGCTGTACTCCGCGCGCATCATCCCTTACCGCGGTTCGTGGTTGGACTTCGAGTTCGACCCGAAAGACTGCGTGTTCGTACGTATCGACCGTCGCCGCAAACTGCCGGCCTCGGTACTTCTGCGTGCCCTGGGTTACAGCACCGAAGAGGTTCTGAACACCTTCTACACCACCAACGTGTTCCACCTTTCCGGCGAGAAGCTCAGCCTGGAACTGGTACCTCAGCGTCTGCGTGGTGAAGTTGCGGTCATGGATATCCATGACGACAGCGGCAAGGTCATCGTCGAGCAAGGCCGCCGTATTACCGCGCGCCACATCAACCAGCTGGAAAAAGCTGGCGTGAAAGAGCTGGACGTTCCGCTGGAGTACGTACTGGGTCGCACCACCGCCAAGGCGATCGTGCATCCGGCTACCGGCGAGATCATCGCCGAGTGCAACACCGAACTGACCACCGACCTGCTGGTGAAGATCGCCAAGGCTCAGGTCGTTCGCGTCGAGACGCTGTACACCAACGACATCGACTGCGGTCCGTTCATCTCCGATACCCTGAAGATCGACACCACCAGCAACCAACTGGAAGCGCTGGTCGAGATCTACCGCATGATGCGTCCAGGCGAGCCGCCAACCAAGGACGCTGCCGAGACCCTGTTCAACAACCTGTTCTTCAGCGCCGAGCGTTACGACCTGTCCGCCGTTGGCCGCATGAAGTTCAACCGTCGTATCGGTCGCACCGAGATCGAAGGTTCGGGCGTGCTGAGCAAGGAAGATATCGTCGAGGTCCTCAAGACCCTGGTCGATATCCGTAACGGCAAAGGCATCGTCGACGACATCGACCACCTGGGTAACCGTCGCGTCCGTTGCGTCGGCGAGATGGCCGAGAACCAGTTCCGCGTTGGTCTGGTGCGTGTTGAGCGCGCGGTCAAAGAGCGTCTGTCGATGGCTGAAAGCGAAGGCCTGATGCCGCAGGACCTGATCAACGCCAAGCCGGTTGCGGCGGCGGTGAAAGAGTTCTTCGGTTCCAGCCAGCTCTCGCAGTTCATGGACCAGAACAACCCGCTTTCCGAGATCACCCACAAGCGCCGCGTTTCCGCACTCGGCCCTGGCGGTCTGACCCGTGAGCGTGCTGGCTTCGAAGTCCGTGACGTACACCCGACCCACTACGGCCGCGTGTGCCCGATCGAGACTCCTGAAGGTCCGAACATCGGTCTGATCAACTCCCTGGCGGCCTATGCCCGCACCAACCAGTACGGCTTCCTGGAAAGCCCGTACCGCGTGGTGAAGGAAGGCGTGGTCAGCGACGACATCGTGTTCCTGTCCGCCATCGAAGAGGCCGATCACGTGATCGCCCAGGCTTCGGCCGCGATGAACGACAAGAAGCAGCTGATCGATGAGCTGGTAGCTGTTCGTCACCTGAACGAATTCACCGTCAAGGCGCCGGAAGACGTCACCCTGATGGACGTTTCGCCGAAGCAGGTAGTTTCGGTTGCCGCGTCGCTGATTCCGTTCCTCGAGCACGACGACGCCAACCGTGCGTTGATGGGTTCCAACATGCAGCGTCAGGCTGTACCGACCCTGCGCGCCGACAAGCCGCTGGTAGGTACCGGCATGGAGCGCAACGTTGCCCGTGACTCCGGTGTCTGCGTGGTTGCTCGTCGCGGTGGTGTGATCGACTCGGTCGACGCCAGCCGTATCGTCGTTCGCGTCAATGACGACGAAGTCGAGACCGGCGAAGCTGGTGTAGATATCTACAACCTGACCAAGTACACCCGTTCGAACCAGAACACCTGCATCAACCAGCGTCCGCTGGTCAGCAAGGGTGACAAGGTTCAGCGCAGCGACATCATGGCCGACGGCCCGTCCACCGACATGGGTGAGCTGGCACTGGGTCAGAACATGCGCATCGCGTTCATGGCGTGGAACGGCTTCAACTTCGAAGACTCCATCTGCCTGTCCGAGCGTGTGGTTCAGGAAGACCGCTTCACCACGATCCACATCCAGGAACTGACCTGTGTGGCCCGTGACACCAAGCTTGGCCCAGAGGAAATCACCGCGGATATCCCGAACGTCGGTGAAGCTGCGCTGAACAAGCTGGACGAAGCCGGTATCGTCTACGTGGGTGCCGAAGTCGGCGCTGGCGACATCCTGGTCGGCAAGGTCACTCCGAAAGGCGAGACCCAGCTGACTCCGGAAGAAAAACTGCTGCGTGCGATCTTCGGCGAGAAGGCCAGCGACGTCAAAGACACCTCCCTGCGTGTGCCGACCGGCACCAAGGGTACCGTCATCGACGTACAGGTCTTTACCCGTGATGGCGTTGAGCGCGACAGCCGCGCCCTGGCCATCGAGAAGATGCAGCTGGACGAGATCCGCAAGGACCTCAACGAAGAGTTCCGCATTGTCGAAGGCGCGACCTTCGAGCGTCTGCGTTCCGCTTTGAACGGCCAGGTGGTCGACGGTGGTGCGGGCCTGAAGAAAGGCACCGTGATCAGCGACGACGTGCTGAACGGTCTGGAGCACGGCCAGTGGTTCAAACTGCGCATGGCCGAAGATGCACTGAACGAGCAGCTGGAAAAGGCTCAGCAGTACATCGTCGATCGCCGTCGCCTGCTGGACGACAAGTTCGAAGACAAGAAGCGCAAGCTGCAGCAGGGCGATGACCTGGCTCCGGGCGTACTGAAGATCGTCAAGGTCTACCTGGCAATCCGCCGTCGCATCCAGCCGGGTGACAAGATGGCCGGTCGTCACGGTAACAAGGGTGTCGTCTCGGTAATCATGCCGGTCGAAGACATGCCGCACGACGCCAACGGTACTCCGGTCGACGTCGTACTGAACCCGCTGGGCGTACCTTCGCGTATGAACGTCGGTCAGATCCTTGAAACCCACCTGGGCCTCGCGGCCAAGGGGCTGGGCGAGAAGATCGACCGCATGATCGAAGAGCAGCGCAAAGCCGCTGAACTGCGCACCTTCCTCACCGAGATCTACAACGAGATCGGTGGTCGTCAGGAGAACCTGGAAGAGTTCACCGACGAAGAGATCATCGCCCTGGCGAACAACCTGAAGAAAGGCGTGCCGATGGCCACCCCAGTCTTCGACGGTGCCAAGGAGCGTGAGATCAAGGCCATGCTGAAACTGGCAGATCTGCCAGAGAGCGGCCAGATGGTGCTGTTCGATGGCCGTACCGGCAACAAGTTCGAGCGTCCAGTGACCGTTGGTTACATGTACATGCTCAAGCTGAACCACTTGGTGGACGACAAGATGCACGCGCGTTCCACTGGTTCCTACAGCCTGGTTACCCAGCAGCCGCTGGGTGGTAAGGCGCAGTTCGGTGGTCAGCGTTTCGGGGAGATGGAAGTGTGGGCGCTGGAAGCATACGGCGCGGCATACACCCTGCAAGAAATGCTCACAGTGAAGTCGGACGACGTGAACGGCCGTACCAAGATGTACAAGAACATCGTGGATGGCGATCACCGTATGGAGCCGGGCATGCCCGAGTCCTTCAACGTGTTGATCAAAGAGATCCGTTCCCTCGGTATCGATATCGATCTGGAAACCGAATAA
- the rplL gene encoding 50S ribosomal protein L7/L12 has protein sequence MSLTNEQIIEAIGQKTVLEVVELIKAMEETFGVTAAVAAAGPAAAAAVVEEQTEFNVVLVEAGDKKVNVIKAVRELTGLGLKEAKEKVDGAPQVVAEGVSKEAAEDAKKKLEEAGAKVELK, from the coding sequence ATGTCTCTGACTAACGAGCAAATCATCGAAGCAATCGGCCAGAAAACCGTTCTGGAAGTTGTTGAGCTGATCAAAGCAATGGAAGAAACCTTCGGCGTTACCGCTGCTGTTGCCGCTGCCGGCCCAGCTGCTGCCGCTGCCGTTGTTGAAGAGCAAACCGAGTTCAACGTTGTCCTGGTTGAAGCCGGCGACAAGAAAGTGAACGTGATCAAGGCCGTTCGCGAGCTGACCGGTCTGGGCCTGAAAGAAGCCAAAGAGAAAGTCGATGGCGCTCCTCAGGTTGTAGCTGAAGGCGTTTCGAAAGAAGCCGCTGAAGACGCTAAGAAGAAGCTGGAAGAAGCAGGCGCTAAAGTCGAGCTGAAGTAA
- the rpsL gene encoding 30S ribosomal protein S12, whose translation MATINQLVRQPRKRSVEKSDVPALQNCPQRRGVCTRVYTTTPKKPNSALRKVCRVRLTNGFEVSSYIGGEGHNLQEHSVVLIRGGRVKDLPGVRYHTVRGSLDTSGVKGRNQGRSKYGTKRPK comes from the coding sequence ATGGCAACTATCAACCAGCTGGTACGTCAGCCGCGTAAGCGTTCGGTCGAGAAGTCCGACGTTCCTGCGCTGCAGAACTGCCCGCAGCGTCGTGGCGTGTGCACCCGCGTGTACACCACCACGCCGAAAAAACCTAACTCGGCACTGCGTAAAGTATGCCGTGTGCGTCTGACCAACGGTTTCGAGGTTTCCTCGTACATCGGTGGTGAAGGCCACAACCTGCAAGAGCACAGCGTCGTCCTGATCCGTGGCGGCCGTGTAAAAGACTTGCCAGGTGTTCGTTACCACACCGTTCGCGGCTCTCTGGATACTTCGGGCGTCAAAGGCCGTAACCAGGGTCGTTCGAAGTACGGTACCAAGCGTCCGAAGTAA